From the genome of Pseudanabaena sp. BC1403, one region includes:
- a CDS encoding pyridoxamine 5'-phosphate oxidase family protein — MAKFYDRLTTELQTFIEAQHIFFVASAPNDGRVNLSPKGMDALRVINESEIAYLDLTGSGNETAAHLLENGRVTIMLCSFTEKPLILRLYGQGEPIRPRDAAWQEYLSLFPAIAGTRQIVRVKVESVQTSCGFAVPFYEFSGDRQVLKEWAEKKGEEGVYEYWQKNNQQSIDGLPTGLLEPK, encoded by the coding sequence ATGGCTAAATTTTACGATCGCCTGACGACCGAACTACAGACCTTCATCGAAGCACAGCATATTTTCTTTGTGGCGAGTGCTCCCAATGATGGGCGCGTGAATCTGTCGCCAAAAGGAATGGATGCTTTGCGCGTAATTAACGAGTCTGAAATTGCCTATCTCGATCTCACAGGAAGTGGCAACGAAACTGCTGCGCATTTGCTAGAGAATGGCAGAGTTACTATCATGCTCTGTAGCTTCACAGAGAAGCCCTTAATCCTGCGTCTCTATGGTCAAGGCGAACCAATCCGCCCCAGAGATGCGGCATGGCAAGAATATTTATCGCTATTTCCTGCGATCGCTGGTACTCGCCAAATTGTGCGCGTCAAAGTGGAATCTGTACAAACATCCTGTGGTTTTGCGGTTCCCTTTTATGAATTTTCAGGCGATCGTCAAGTGTTAAAAGAATGGGCTGAGAAAAAAGGTGAAGAGGGTGTCTACGAATATTGGCAAAAAAACAATCAGCAAAGTATCGATGGCTTACCAACTGGACTATTAGAACCCAAATAA
- a CDS encoding pyridoxal phosphate-dependent aminotransferase produces MQLAKRLRNIQPSLTLAIDAKAKAMKASGIDICSFSAGEPDFDTPDHIKAAAKLALDQGKTRYTAAAGIPELKQAIAAKLLRDNNVTYKPEQIIVTNGGKHSLYNLMMAILDEGDEVIIPVPFWVSYPEMAKLAEATPVFVITTEETGYKITPEQLEAAITPKTKLFVLNSPSNPTGMVYSPAEIKALAEVLDRHPHVYIVSDEIYEKILYDGATHLSIAAVSQSMYDRTLISSGFAKAYSMTGWRVGYLAGAPEIIKATTMIQGHSTSNICTFAQYGAVTALNDSQDCVEVMRKAFAERRDVMYDLLTAIRGLTCPKPDGAFYLFPSIKAYGIPSLEFCDKLLEDQKVAVIPGIAFGLDDCIRLSYATDLGTIREGCDRIRQFVEKHF; encoded by the coding sequence ATGCAACTGGCAAAAAGACTTCGTAATATTCAGCCTTCCTTAACTCTAGCGATCGACGCAAAAGCTAAGGCGATGAAGGCTAGTGGAATTGATATTTGTAGCTTTAGTGCTGGCGAACCAGACTTTGATACACCCGACCATATCAAGGCTGCTGCCAAACTCGCACTCGATCAAGGCAAGACTCGCTATACAGCCGCCGCAGGTATCCCTGAGCTAAAACAAGCGATCGCTGCTAAGCTTCTGCGCGACAATAACGTAACCTACAAGCCCGAACAAATCATCGTCACCAATGGTGGTAAGCACTCGCTGTATAACCTGATGATGGCAATCCTTGACGAAGGAGATGAAGTAATTATTCCTGTGCCGTTTTGGGTGAGCTATCCCGAAATGGCAAAGCTTGCTGAAGCGACACCAGTATTTGTGATTACAACTGAAGAAACTGGCTACAAAATCACTCCTGAGCAATTAGAAGCAGCCATCACACCCAAAACCAAGCTATTTGTTCTCAATTCGCCTTCTAATCCCACAGGCATGGTGTACTCACCTGCGGAAATCAAAGCTCTAGCTGAAGTCCTAGACCGACATCCCCATGTTTATATCGTCTCCGATGAGATTTACGAAAAGATTCTCTATGATGGGGCAACCCATCTCAGTATCGCGGCAGTGAGTCAGTCGATGTACGATCGCACTTTGATCAGTAGCGGTTTTGCCAAGGCGTACTCGATGACAGGTTGGCGAGTTGGCTATTTGGCTGGCGCTCCCGAAATCATCAAGGCGACTACGATGATCCAAGGACATAGCACCTCGAATATTTGCACCTTTGCTCAGTATGGCGCAGTTACAGCACTCAATGACTCTCAAGACTGTGTCGAAGTGATGCGCAAAGCTTTTGCCGAACGTCGCGATGTTATGTATGACCTATTAACTGCGATTCGAGGGCTTACCTGTCCCAAACCTGATGGAGCATTCTATCTCTTCCCTAGCATCAAAGCCTACGGTATCCCTTCTCTAGAATTTTGTGACAAATTACTAGAGGATCAGAAAGTTGCTGTAATTCCAGGGATTGCTTTTGGTCTAGATGATTGTATTCGTCTCTCCTATGCCACTGATTTAGGAACGATTCGCGAAGGATGCGATCGCATTCGCCAATTTGTCGAGAAACATTTCTAA
- a CDS encoding GDSL-type esterase/lipase family protein, whose protein sequence is MNKIYFAIAALVILIGGYLGLNFWFLDNRSPRNSMTESLGLDPYELRTYPVNPDLSKRDLNKPLVVFFGDSRTVEWPAIANIPFEFINRGINGQTTDQVLGRLSAHVASLSPQIVVVQVGVNDLRDFATFPNESRNIVNNCKQNIQKIVNRLTQELQATVILTTIFPTSELSQSVRAYWPEEADRAIIEINQFIKSLNGDRVIILDAATLLADERGKVRQIYSRDILHLNSQGYTMLNHELLKILTNKNP, encoded by the coding sequence ATGAACAAAATCTACTTCGCGATCGCAGCCCTTGTTATTTTAATCGGTGGATATTTAGGTCTAAATTTTTGGTTTCTAGACAATCGCTCCCCCAGAAATAGCATGACTGAATCTCTAGGCTTAGATCCCTACGAATTGAGAACATATCCTGTCAATCCTGATCTGTCAAAACGCGATCTAAACAAACCTTTAGTCGTGTTTTTTGGGGACTCCCGTACGGTGGAATGGCCAGCGATCGCCAATATCCCCTTTGAATTTATCAATCGCGGCATCAATGGACAAACTACCGATCAAGTCTTAGGAAGACTATCTGCTCATGTTGCGTCGTTATCGCCCCAAATCGTGGTTGTCCAAGTCGGTGTGAACGACCTGAGAGATTTTGCCACATTTCCCAATGAATCGCGAAATATCGTAAATAACTGCAAACAAAATATTCAAAAAATTGTTAATAGATTAACTCAAGAACTACAAGCAACCGTCATTCTCACTACGATTTTCCCTACTAGTGAGTTATCTCAATCAGTACGAGCTTATTGGCCAGAAGAAGCCGATCGCGCGATTATTGAGATTAATCAATTTATCAAATCACTCAATGGCGATCGCGTTATTATTCTAGATGCAGCGACACTCTTAGCGGATGAGCGCGGCAAGGTTCGCCAAATCTATAGCCGAGACATTCTGCATCTCAATAGCCAAGGCTATACAATGCTTAACCATGAGTTATTAAAAATACTCACGAATAAAAACCCATAA